In a single window of the Candidatus Parvarchaeota archaeon genome:
- a CDS encoding sodium-translocating pyrophosphatase — protein METFALQLVALMAGLFSMGAAAYLYLDVRRQKRGNAKMNEIADAIRTGAMAYLKRQNSTVAKFAALIFIVFLVLGALVDPIWYPTAVSFLVGAVASAIAGYIGMDITTQANVRTAQAAAKGLNEALKLSFRSGMVMGLSVVGLGLSAISLLWFAYAWALGAGIFPGLGAAAAESSSAILQMITGMGFGASLIAMFARVGGGIFTKGADVGADLVGKVEAGIPEDDPRNPAVIADNVGDNVGDCAGMGADLFESYVVTIIAAMILGNLTFGVAGIVFPLVIAAGAIVASMVGSFVVRTSEKGDPMQGLSNGIYATAVLAAVMFYFISNAIIPEIGQQVQGNAAAPTSFGVFLASLVGLAVAIAIVWVTDYYTSTKQKPVQEIAQSASTGAGTNVISGLAIGLKSTAPFALIVVVGILLSFKFAGVFGIAVAVMAMLSLTGIIVAVDTFGPVSDNAGGIAEMSGMEGKVREVTDKLDAVGNTTKATTKGFAIASAGLAALALLLAFAQEVNIAAAKIGAAGIEVAQNGLPIINVMEPSVLIGLLIGGALPFLFSAYSMMAVGKAAQKIIEEVRRQFRQIKGIMAGKAKPDYAACVDISTQAALGELMVPGILAVATPVVIGLLFGPAAVGGMLVGALVCAQFLAVFMSNAGGAWDNAKKYIEQGNLGGKGSAAHKAAVVGDTVGDPLKDTSGPALNPLIKILNTVSILFVGLFVKYAMHLI, from the coding sequence ATGGAGACTTTCGCATTACAATTAGTGGCACTAATGGCCGGCTTGTTTTCAATGGGGGCCGCAGCCTATTTGTATCTGGATGTCAGGCGGCAAAAGCGCGGCAATGCCAAAATGAATGAAATTGCAGATGCAATACGCACGGGGGCAATGGCATACCTGAAAAGGCAAAACTCCACAGTGGCAAAATTCGCTGCGCTAATTTTCATCGTGTTTCTTGTGCTTGGGGCGCTAGTCGACCCAATCTGGTACCCGACGGCAGTCTCTTTTCTTGTCGGAGCCGTTGCATCGGCAATAGCTGGATACATAGGCATGGACATTACAACGCAGGCAAACGTGAGGACCGCGCAGGCAGCCGCAAAGGGGCTTAACGAGGCGTTGAAACTCTCCTTCAGGTCCGGAATGGTCATGGGCTTGTCTGTTGTCGGCCTTGGCCTAAGTGCAATCAGCCTGCTTTGGTTTGCCTACGCCTGGGCGCTTGGTGCCGGAATATTTCCAGGCCTTGGAGCTGCTGCAGCCGAATCGTCATCGGCCATACTGCAGATGATTACAGGCATGGGCTTTGGGGCTTCATTGATTGCAATGTTTGCAAGGGTTGGCGGTGGCATTTTCACAAAAGGGGCCGACGTTGGGGCCGACCTTGTTGGCAAGGTTGAAGCCGGAATCCCAGAAGACGACCCGAGAAACCCCGCAGTCATTGCAGATAATGTTGGTGACAATGTTGGCGACTGCGCCGGCATGGGAGCTGATTTGTTTGAGTCTTATGTTGTTACGATAATTGCGGCAATGATACTTGGCAACCTGACATTTGGGGTGGCAGGCATTGTCTTTCCCCTTGTGATAGCAGCGGGGGCGATAGTTGCAAGCATGGTTGGAAGTTTTGTAGTAAGGACAAGTGAAAAGGGGGACCCGATGCAGGGGCTCTCAAATGGGATTTACGCAACAGCCGTTCTTGCGGCAGTGATGTTCTATTTCATATCAAATGCGATAATACCCGAGATAGGCCAACAAGTGCAGGGGAACGCGGCCGCGCCAACTTCGTTTGGGGTGTTTCTGGCTTCCCTTGTCGGGCTTGCTGTTGCCATTGCCATAGTCTGGGTAACTGACTATTACACTTCAACAAAACAAAAGCCAGTACAGGAGATTGCGCAAAGCGCAAGCACTGGGGCTGGCACAAACGTGATTTCCGGGCTTGCAATAGGGCTTAAAAGCACTGCGCCTTTTGCCCTGATTGTGGTTGTCGGCATACTGCTTTCCTTCAAGTTTGCCGGCGTGTTTGGAATTGCGGTTGCAGTGATGGCGATGTTGTCGCTGACAGGCATAATTGTCGCAGTAGACACCTTCGGGCCGGTTTCAGACAATGCAGGGGGCATTGCAGAAATGTCAGGCATGGAAGGCAAGGTCAGGGAAGTGACTGACAAGCTTGATGCCGTTGGCAACACGACAAAGGCGACAACAAAGGGATTTGCAATTGCCTCGGCAGGCCTTGCAGCCCTTGCACTTTTGCTTGCATTTGCACAGGAGGTCAACATCGCAGCAGCCAAGATTGGCGCTGCCGGAATTGAGGTTGCGCAAAACGGGCTTCCAATAATCAACGTCATGGAGCCTTCGGTCCTAATAGGCCTTTTGATAGGTGGCGCCCTGCCGTTCCTGTTCTCAGCATACTCAATGATGGCGGTTGGCAAGGCGGCGCAGAAAATCATTGAGGAGGTTAGAAGGCAGTTCAGGCAAATCAAGGGCATAATGGCAGGCAAGGCAAAGCCTGATTATGCGGCATGTGTTGACATTTCCACACAGGCCGCACTAGGGGAGCTTATGGTGCCAGGGATACTTGCAGTTGCAACGCCTGTTGTAATAGGTTTGTTGTTTGGGCCTGCCGCAGTTGGCGGAATGCTTGTTGGCGCCCTGGTTTGCGCGCAGTTTTTGGCTGTTTTCATGTCAAATGCGGGCGGGGCTTGGGACAACGCCAAAAAATACATTGAGCAGGGCAACCTTGGCGGCAAGGGAAGCGCTGCGCACAAGGCGGCTGTTGTGGGCGACACTGTTGGCGACCCTCTCAAGGACACGTCAGGACCTGCACTGAACCCCTTGATAAAAATCCTCAACACAGTCTCCATACTGTTTGTGGGGCTTTTTGTCAAGTATGCAATGCACTTGATTTAG
- a CDS encoding DNA-directed RNA polymerase gives MYQVVNISDRVRIPPEVFGMKLTDAVAQIVRDRYERRMDHEIGMVLAIWNAKAHGDGVVIPGDGAAHFDVTFDALVFKPQINQIIEAEVSELVEFGAFLGLGPLEGLVHLSQIANDYLTYNKKIPAFVGKESKKSLKKGDIVAAKISTVSIKGASTDSKIGLTMRPEGLGKIEWIDVQARKKAAGKDEPAKEAKEKKEKVDKRQKRGE, from the coding sequence ATGTACCAGGTCGTAAACATTTCTGACAGGGTCAGGATTCCCCCTGAAGTATTTGGCATGAAGCTGACTGACGCGGTTGCGCAGATAGTGCGCGACAGGTATGAGCGGCGCATGGACCATGAAATTGGCATGGTGCTTGCCATATGGAATGCAAAGGCCCATGGCGACGGGGTTGTCATACCCGGCGATGGGGCCGCGCATTTTGACGTGACTTTTGACGCGCTTGTATTCAAGCCGCAAATCAACCAGATAATAGAGGCAGAAGTAAGCGAGCTTGTGGAGTTTGGAGCGTTTTTGGGCCTTGGGCCACTTGAGGGCCTTGTGCACTTGTCGCAGATTGCAAACGATTATCTTACGTATAACAAAAAGATACCTGCATTTGTAGGCAAGGAAAGCAAGAAGAGCCTGAAGAAAGGGGACATTGTCGCAGCCAAAATCTCGACAGTCAGCATAAAAGGCGCAAGCACAGACTCAAAGATAGGGCTTACCATGAGGCCCGAAGGGCTTGGAAAGATTGAGTGGATTGACGTGCAGGCAAGGAAAAAGGCTGCAGGCAAGGATGAGCCTGCCAAAGAGGCAAAGGAGAAAAAGGAGAAGGTTGACAAAAGGCAAAAACGCGGCGAATAG
- a CDS encoding transcription elongation factor Spt4, whose product MKACKNCRYIVSEGGTCPACQGTELTEKFNSQIYVFDAQNSELGKKLSAKMPGKYAVRIK is encoded by the coding sequence ATGAAGGCGTGCAAGAATTGCAGATATATTGTAAGCGAAGGCGGAACGTGCCCTGCATGCCAGGGGACCGAACTTACGGAAAAATTCAACAGCCAGATTTATGTGTTTGACGCCCAGAATTCTGAGCTTGGAAAAAAGCTTTCCGCAAAAATGCCGGGAAAGTATGCAGTGAGGATAAAGTAG